Proteins encoded together in one Chitinophaga sp. LS1 window:
- a CDS encoding RagB/SusD family nutrient uptake outer membrane protein, which translates to MKKFKYILPFILGFSLFSCTKLDISPTNIIQDGDIFGSEAGINSYMARIYSEMPIEDFRYSPNYLFNHFWVLQVPGTMSGEALCREVGGAKNESTSTDYGDTWSDLYTVIRECNYFLENIKNYQSSYSTAKVAQFKGEAYFIRAFTYYALVKRYGGVPLVTRVLNYPSESISDVDIARSSEEDTWKLVGADYDSAIALLPATNQVGRANKYAAYAMKARAMVHAGSIAKYNTNSYIVGGIRLCGMSTDLAKDFYTQAYNAALAVDAGGYSLYMNEWASGDKTAQYTNYKNIFSKASSSEAIFVKQYSYPESVHGYDAYNVPAQYKGANGYSSETNPTLNFVEMFDGIPKDGNGHVDVYNSNGTYKLYDSTMQFFADAEPRLRATVILPNDQFKGTACQIWRGIYTGASTSSIARLIPEGSTTKYENSSSASQLVTSSSGSQTAYTLHDGTKMNPAGAAGVFYGDNTCAMSGFTIRKWLNEGMAQEEVLENRSAQPWIEMRYAEVLLIRAEAAAELATLGTADYLNDAYTSIDKIRTRAGADLLSGIEKASPDAFISAVRKERRKELAFENKVWWDLKRWRVIATEQSNTRWRTLMPFYADNAGKWFFDARYDERGSTFTFDTRWYYQELPGAAITTSTKVVQNSGY; encoded by the coding sequence ATGAAAAAGTTTAAATATATACTACCATTCATACTGGGTTTTTCGCTCTTTTCCTGTACCAAACTGGATATCTCTCCAACCAATATCATCCAGGACGGTGATATCTTCGGTTCAGAAGCAGGTATCAATTCCTACATGGCAAGGATCTACAGCGAAATGCCGATCGAAGATTTCCGTTATAGTCCCAACTATCTGTTCAATCACTTCTGGGTACTACAGGTACCAGGTACGATGTCAGGCGAAGCATTGTGCCGCGAAGTAGGTGGTGCTAAGAACGAGTCTACATCTACAGATTATGGCGATACATGGAGCGATCTTTACACCGTGATCAGGGAATGCAATTACTTCCTGGAAAACATTAAAAACTACCAAAGCAGTTATTCTACTGCCAAGGTGGCCCAGTTCAAAGGGGAAGCTTACTTTATACGTGCCTTCACTTACTATGCACTGGTAAAACGCTATGGTGGCGTACCGTTGGTAACACGTGTACTGAACTATCCATCAGAATCCATCTCAGATGTAGACATCGCACGCTCTTCAGAGGAAGATACCTGGAAACTGGTGGGTGCCGATTATGATAGTGCGATTGCTTTATTACCAGCTACCAACCAGGTAGGTCGTGCCAATAAATATGCGGCGTATGCTATGAAGGCGAGAGCCATGGTGCACGCGGGATCTATTGCAAAATACAATACAAACTCATACATCGTAGGGGGTATTCGCCTCTGTGGCATGAGTACTGACCTGGCAAAAGATTTCTATACACAGGCTTACAATGCAGCACTGGCGGTAGATGCAGGTGGTTATTCCCTGTATATGAATGAATGGGCGTCTGGTGATAAAACCGCTCAGTACACCAACTATAAAAATATCTTCTCCAAAGCCAGCAGTTCAGAAGCGATCTTTGTAAAACAATATAGCTATCCTGAAAGTGTACATGGTTATGATGCATACAATGTACCTGCTCAATATAAAGGTGCAAACGGTTATTCTTCTGAGACCAATCCTACCCTGAATTTCGTAGAAATGTTCGATGGTATTCCTAAAGATGGAAACGGACATGTAGATGTATACAACAGCAATGGTACTTACAAACTCTATGACAGCACCATGCAGTTTTTTGCAGATGCAGAGCCTCGTCTCAGAGCGACAGTTATCTTACCGAACGATCAGTTCAAAGGCACTGCCTGTCAGATATGGAGAGGTATTTATACCGGTGCATCCACGTCATCTATAGCCCGCCTTATTCCTGAAGGCAGTACGACCAAGTATGAAAATTCATCCAGCGCTTCTCAGTTAGTCACCTCTTCCAGTGGTAGTCAGACGGCATATACACTGCACGATGGTACTAAAATGAATCCTGCTGGTGCAGCGGGTGTATTTTATGGAGATAACACCTGCGCTATGTCCGGCTTCACCATCCGCAAATGGTTGAATGAAGGGATGGCACAGGAAGAAGTACTGGAAAACAGATCTGCACAACCATGGATTGAAATGCGCTATGCAGAGGTATTACTGATCCGTGCAGAAGCTGCAGCAGAACTGGCTACGCTGGGTACAGCCGATTACCTGAATGATGCCTATACCAGCATTGACAAGATCAGAACCCGTGCAGGTGCAGATCTGTTATCAGGTATAGAAAAAGCATCTCCCGATGCATTCATCAGTGCAGTACGCAAAGAACGTCGTAAAGAACTGGCCTTCGAAAACAAAGTATGGTGGGATTTAAAACGTTGGAGAGTGATTGCAACCGAACAGTCCAATACCCGCTGGCGTACACTGATGCCGTTTTATGCTGATAATGCCGGCAAATGGTTCTTCGATGCACGCTATGATGAAAGGGGTAGTACGTTCACATTTGATACGCGCTGGTACTACCAGGAACTGCCGGGGGCAGCGATTACAACCAGTACTAAGGTGGTGCAGAATTCAGGCTATTAA
- a CDS encoding DUF3823 domain-containing protein, translating into MKIQYIVLALGLFCSCTKYDNKDKPSMVLKGLITDSITGQGLQTQVGDNGVRFKLLDLNYSASPTPFYFTTNQDGTFECSVIPAGKYNVTPLGPFVPLVQLDANGDTTKNASVTIDINGTVTQNFTVVPFLEVEWIGDPVVNADNTITVQFRVSRGTTLPAYQQDLGNIYLFVNSSSYNVGDNNYDSRYTVAVSNPTTQLGQTITVTTPVLPYTNATYYLRAGGRINYSVDGVNRYNYNEPIAVKVP; encoded by the coding sequence ATGAAAATTCAATATATAGTTTTGGCGCTGGGGCTGTTTTGCTCCTGCACGAAATATGATAACAAGGATAAGCCTTCCATGGTATTGAAAGGTTTGATCACAGACTCGATCACTGGTCAGGGATTGCAGACGCAGGTAGGTGATAATGGTGTAAGGTTCAAATTGCTGGACCTGAATTATTCAGCAAGTCCTACCCCATTTTATTTTACAACCAATCAGGATGGTACGTTTGAGTGTTCCGTTATTCCTGCAGGGAAGTATAATGTAACACCGCTCGGGCCATTCGTGCCGCTTGTACAATTGGATGCCAATGGAGATACGACGAAAAATGCGAGTGTGACAATTGATATCAATGGTACGGTGACGCAGAATTTTACAGTGGTGCCTTTCCTTGAAGTGGAATGGATCGGGGATCCGGTGGTGAATGCCGATAATACTATTACGGTGCAGTTCAGGGTGTCCAGAGGTACAACATTGCCGGCGTATCAGCAGGATCTGGGGAATATTTATCTGTTCGTGAATTCAAGCAGTTATAATGTGGGTGATAATAATTATGATTCACGTTATACAGTGGCAGTGAGCAATCCGACCACTCAGTTGGGACAAACGATTACAGTAACGACTCCTGTATTACCATATACAAATGCAACTTATTACCTGCGTGCTGGTGGACGAATTAATTATAGTGTAGATGGTGTGAACAGGTATAATTATAATGAGCCGATAGCGGTGAAAGTACCGTAA
- a CDS encoding MBL fold metallo-hydrolase, whose protein sequence is MSLYITSLNSGSNGNCYYIGNDHEAIMVDAGLSCRETERRMHRLGLSMTKVKALFISHEHTDHIKGITILSKKYNLPVYITPATQRSGNLLLQEQQAISFLPYTPVQIGELSITAFPKFHDAVEPHSFIISGNAINIGVFTDIGAPCEHLIKHFQICHAAFLEANYDEVMLENGQYPYHLKKRIRGGHGHLSNKQALELFKKHRPPFMTHLFLSHLSKDNNDPDVVLELFQQHAGDTHIAVASRYQETPIYNISDNGKTAPVRYTQMSMF, encoded by the coding sequence ATGTCACTTTACATCACATCACTTAATTCCGGTAGCAATGGTAATTGCTATTACATAGGCAACGACCATGAAGCGATCATGGTAGACGCCGGGCTCTCCTGCAGAGAAACCGAGCGCCGCATGCACCGCCTGGGATTGAGTATGACGAAGGTAAAGGCGCTCTTTATCTCGCACGAGCACACGGATCATATAAAAGGGATCACTATTCTTTCTAAAAAGTACAACCTCCCTGTTTATATCACCCCTGCTACCCAACGTAGCGGCAATCTTCTATTACAGGAACAGCAGGCTATCTCTTTTCTCCCTTACACGCCGGTTCAGATCGGCGAACTGAGCATCACGGCTTTTCCAAAATTCCATGATGCGGTAGAGCCACATTCTTTTATAATATCTGGCAATGCTATTAATATAGGCGTCTTCACAGACATTGGTGCCCCCTGCGAGCATTTAATTAAACATTTCCAGATTTGTCATGCGGCGTTTTTGGAGGCGAATTATGATGAGGTGATGTTGGAGAATGGGCAGTATCCTTATCATTTAAAGAAGAGGATACGGGGTGGGCATGGGCATTTGTCCAATAAGCAGGCGTTAGAGCTATTTAAAAAGCATAGGCCACCGTTTATGACGCATTTGTTTCTTTCTCACTTATCGAAGGATAATAATGATCCGGATGTGGTATTGGAGTTATTTCAGCAGCATGCCGGGGATACGCATATAGCAGTAGCTTCAAGGTATCAGGAGACGCCGATATATAATATATCTGATAATGGGAAGACGGCGCCGGTTAGGTATACGCAGATGAGTATGTTTTAG
- a CDS encoding acetyl-CoA hydrolase/transferase family protein, protein MFKYIPASEAVKCVTSGNRVFIHGSAATPMHLLKALQDRHAELENVELTSITTLGKVDFDNPAYRKSFFVNCLFTSAANRKVVNSEDGDYVPIFLSQIPQLFKKNILPPDVAFISVSPPDQHGYCSLGTSVDIARAATEVAKYIVAQVNPKMPRTHGEGFIHVSRFHAAVWHEEDLPVLDYSSDATPVTAQIGRNIATLVEDGATLQLGIGSIPDYVLKNLTNHKNLGLHTEMMSDGVIPLIESGVINNSLKKVNVGRNVTAFMAGTRKLYDFVNDNPTVRVLAIDYVNDTAVIRQNPKATAINSAIEVDLTGQVCADSIGTYQYSGIGGQMDFMRGASLSDGGKPIIALPSVTNKGISRITPYLKQGAGVVTTRGHIHWVVTEYGITNLFGKGLKQRGKALIEIAHPDHREALERAFFERYAKKSAVI, encoded by the coding sequence ATGTTTAAGTATATCCCGGCATCAGAAGCTGTAAAGTGTGTGACTTCAGGTAACCGTGTTTTTATCCATGGATCCGCCGCAACGCCAATGCACCTTTTAAAAGCCCTTCAAGATAGGCACGCAGAATTGGAGAATGTTGAATTAACAAGCATCACAACCTTAGGTAAGGTAGACTTCGACAATCCTGCATACAGAAAAAGCTTTTTTGTTAATTGCCTTTTCACATCCGCTGCCAACCGTAAGGTAGTGAATAGTGAGGATGGTGACTACGTTCCTATTTTCCTGAGTCAGATACCTCAGCTGTTCAAAAAGAACATTCTGCCTCCGGATGTTGCATTTATTTCAGTATCACCTCCGGACCAACACGGCTATTGCTCATTGGGTACCTCAGTAGACATCGCCCGCGCTGCAACGGAAGTAGCAAAATATATCGTGGCACAGGTAAATCCTAAAATGCCACGCACTCACGGTGAAGGTTTCATCCACGTATCACGCTTCCACGCTGCCGTATGGCACGAAGAAGATCTACCAGTACTGGACTACTCTTCAGATGCTACCCCAGTCACCGCTCAGATTGGCCGCAATATCGCTACCCTGGTAGAAGACGGCGCCACCCTGCAGTTAGGTATCGGCAGCATCCCTGATTATGTGTTAAAGAACCTGACCAACCATAAGAACCTGGGCTTGCACACAGAAATGATGTCCGACGGCGTCATTCCATTGATCGAAAGTGGTGTAATCAACAATAGCCTGAAGAAAGTGAACGTAGGCAGAAATGTCACAGCTTTCATGGCAGGTACCCGCAAACTGTATGATTTTGTAAACGATAACCCAACCGTAAGGGTACTGGCTATCGACTATGTAAATGATACAGCTGTGATCCGTCAGAATCCAAAAGCTACCGCTATCAACAGCGCCATCGAAGTAGACCTCACTGGTCAGGTGTGTGCAGATAGTATCGGTACTTACCAATACTCCGGTATCGGTGGGCAGATGGACTTTATGAGAGGTGCTTCATTGTCAGATGGTGGTAAGCCAATCATTGCGCTGCCATCAGTGACAAACAAAGGTATCTCCCGCATCACCCCTTACCTGAAACAAGGTGCTGGTGTGGTGACTACAAGAGGACATATACATTGGGTGGTGACTGAATATGGTATTACGAACCTGTTCGGTAAAGGCCTGAAACAAAGAGGTAAAGCGCTGATCGAAATTGCACACCCTGATCATAGGGAAGCATTAGAGAGAGCTTTCTTCGAAAGATATGCTAAAAAATCAGCGGTAATATAA
- a CDS encoding winged helix-turn-helix transcriptional regulator, whose protein sequence is MSKKIHSQERSEECQGHLRAIHDTLDVLNGKWKISIIGSLSFGKRRFMELQREVEGIGSKMLSKELRELEMNELVKRTVHDTKPVTVEYELTDYGGTLQSIISEMAKWGVQHRKRIMQQVIV, encoded by the coding sequence ATGAGTAAGAAAATTCATTCGCAGGAAAGGTCTGAAGAATGTCAGGGACATTTACGGGCCATACATGATACCCTGGATGTGTTGAATGGGAAATGGAAGATTTCCATCATTGGTTCGCTGAGTTTTGGAAAGCGACGATTTATGGAATTGCAAAGAGAAGTGGAAGGAATAGGGTCCAAGATGCTGTCAAAAGAGTTAAGAGAGTTGGAAATGAATGAGCTGGTAAAGCGGACTGTGCATGATACAAAGCCGGTAACGGTGGAGTATGAGCTGACTGACTATGGTGGAACATTGCAGAGCATTATTTCGGAAATGGCGAAGTGGGGAGTGCAGCATAGGAAGCGGATCATGCAGCAGGTGATTGTGTAA
- a CDS encoding TlpA disulfide reductase family protein, which translates to MPTRYLPLAILSAGLLFAPGCKQDTPHASITGTIDGLYDPAIFLNIPAGDTYNTEPIPVKDGAFSWSGDIQEVQRLMLRIGDKTIPLYMDNSAVEIHGHIDSLDQLRITGSAPQADFDEYQRSLADIKKEGQALTDQWVKAKDNDSLKELIRTKFDSLDEVKDERTNQFIATHPGSVVSVSLLSDMALVGDPTLLDSLFRKLSPAMVSTTPGKALQERIAVLKKSAVGQTLMDFKQTDVNGDTVRLADLKGKYVLIDFWASWCKPCRAENPNLLKAYNQFKHKNFTVLGVSLDEKKESWQQAIAEDRMPWVQVSDLQGFQGKLAQEYGIKAIPCNFLIDPKGVIVARYLRGEALEEKLMEVLR; encoded by the coding sequence ATGCCAACGCGTTATTTACCCCTCGCTATCCTCTCCGCAGGTTTGCTTTTCGCACCTGGCTGTAAGCAGGATACCCCACATGCCAGCATCACTGGTACCATCGATGGATTGTATGATCCCGCTATTTTCCTGAACATCCCTGCGGGTGACACTTATAACACAGAACCGATACCTGTAAAAGACGGTGCATTCAGCTGGTCAGGAGATATCCAGGAAGTACAGCGGCTGATGTTGCGGATAGGCGACAAAACCATTCCATTGTATATGGATAATTCGGCCGTGGAGATTCATGGCCATATTGATTCACTCGATCAGTTACGGATTACAGGTTCTGCGCCACAAGCGGACTTTGATGAATATCAAAGGTCCCTGGCGGATATTAAAAAAGAAGGACAGGCATTAACTGATCAGTGGGTAAAGGCGAAGGACAATGATAGTTTGAAGGAGTTGATCAGGACGAAGTTTGATTCTTTGGATGAAGTGAAAGATGAAAGAACGAATCAATTCATCGCTACCCATCCAGGAAGTGTGGTGAGCGTATCGCTGCTGAGTGATATGGCGCTGGTGGGAGATCCGACCTTGCTGGATAGCCTTTTCCGGAAATTATCTCCGGCCATGGTAAGCACGACTCCCGGAAAGGCTCTGCAGGAAAGAATTGCTGTTTTGAAAAAGAGTGCGGTCGGACAGACATTGATGGATTTTAAACAGACCGATGTGAATGGGGATACGGTAAGATTGGCGGATCTGAAGGGGAAGTATGTATTGATAGATTTCTGGGCGAGTTGGTGTAAGCCTTGCAGGGCGGAGAATCCAAATTTGTTGAAAGCGTATAATCAGTTTAAGCATAAGAATTTTACAGTTTTAGGGGTATCGCTGGATGAAAAGAAAGAGAGTTGGCAACAGGCGATTGCGGAGGATAGAATGCCGTGGGTGCAGGTGTCTGATTTACAGGGGTTTCAGGGGAAATTGGCGCAGGAGTATGGGATTAAGGCGATTCCTTGTAACTTTTTGATTGATCCTAAAGGGGTTATTGTTGCAAGGTATCTGAGAGGGGAGGCGTTAGAGGAGAAGTTGATGGAGGTGCTGCGTTAG
- a CDS encoding heavy metal translocating P-type ATPase — MNEHEHHHEHDHDHGHGWMKYIEIICSLTCGTALAIGFGLSFVKGIPPVLPLSLYILAYIAGGFFTVKEAIENIRAGSFDIDSLMIVAAAGAAVLGDWAEGALLLFLFSLGHSLEHYAMKKAKNAISALAKLAPKTAWLKKGNDLQEVKIETLQINDIVVVKPDATIPADGIIIKGNSAVNQAAVTGESMPVDKQVDHNVYAGTLNGSGALEVKVTKPSKDSTLSKLIQLVNEAQSQQSPTQRFTDRLQKFYVPAVIIFVGLLCLAFLVIDEPFSASFYRAMGVLVAASPCALAIATPSAVLSGVARAARAGILIKGGRPLEDLGTLKAIAFDKTGTLTAGKPTLTGIIPAAGITKDELLEMVVAVESLSDHPLAKAIVADAQLKNVKPAENLSSVTGKGIKAQWQGHDIVIGNKALVIGVSEEVLALLDEKSTAGHTAMLVLKDNQYAGMITVMDTPRPEAKQALDALKAAGIKKMVMLSGDNQLVADAIAKATGLTDAWGNLLPEQKVEAINKLKATEHKVAMVGDGVNDAPAMANSTVGIAMGAAGSDVALETADIALMGDQLMHLPFAIALSQQANRIIKQNLVISLGMVAVLIPLTLLGIASMGPAVIGHEGSTLVVVLNALRLLVYKEK, encoded by the coding sequence ATGAACGAGCATGAACACCATCACGAACATGATCATGATCACGGACATGGTTGGATGAAATACATAGAGATCATCTGCAGCCTTACCTGTGGCACAGCACTGGCGATTGGCTTTGGTTTATCTTTTGTCAAAGGTATTCCTCCCGTACTTCCTTTATCGTTATATATACTGGCATATATCGCAGGTGGCTTTTTTACTGTCAAAGAAGCCATCGAAAACATTAGAGCAGGTTCTTTCGACATCGACTCTCTCATGATCGTCGCTGCCGCTGGTGCCGCTGTCCTGGGAGACTGGGCCGAAGGCGCGCTATTGCTTTTCCTGTTTAGTCTGGGCCATTCATTAGAGCACTATGCCATGAAAAAAGCAAAAAACGCTATCAGTGCATTGGCAAAGCTAGCACCTAAAACTGCTTGGCTGAAAAAGGGCAATGACCTGCAGGAAGTGAAAATCGAAACCTTACAAATAAACGATATTGTCGTAGTAAAACCTGATGCCACGATTCCAGCCGATGGCATTATCATAAAAGGTAACAGTGCAGTTAACCAGGCGGCTGTTACCGGCGAAAGTATGCCGGTTGATAAACAGGTTGACCACAATGTATATGCGGGTACTTTGAATGGCAGTGGTGCATTGGAAGTAAAAGTGACCAAACCATCCAAAGACTCTACCTTATCAAAACTGATTCAACTCGTGAATGAAGCGCAGTCACAGCAGTCGCCTACACAGCGTTTTACTGACAGGTTGCAGAAGTTTTACGTACCTGCTGTCATCATCTTTGTAGGGTTGCTATGTCTCGCATTTCTGGTGATTGACGAACCATTCAGTGCCAGCTTTTATCGCGCTATGGGTGTGTTGGTGGCGGCCAGTCCATGTGCATTGGCCATTGCTACGCCCAGTGCTGTGTTGAGTGGGGTAGCCCGTGCTGCACGTGCGGGTATCCTTATCAAAGGTGGTCGTCCACTGGAAGACCTCGGTACACTCAAAGCCATTGCTTTTGATAAGACAGGCACCCTCACGGCAGGCAAGCCAACACTTACCGGCATTATTCCTGCGGCTGGTATCACTAAAGATGAGCTACTGGAAATGGTGGTAGCTGTGGAATCACTCAGCGATCATCCATTGGCAAAAGCCATTGTTGCCGATGCGCAACTAAAGAATGTCAAGCCTGCAGAGAACCTTTCATCTGTTACCGGTAAAGGTATTAAAGCACAATGGCAGGGGCATGACATTGTAATTGGTAATAAGGCTTTGGTCATCGGTGTTTCGGAGGAGGTGCTTGCGCTGTTGGATGAAAAATCCACCGCCGGGCATACGGCTATGCTAGTGTTAAAAGACAACCAGTATGCGGGCATGATCACCGTGATGGATACCCCTCGTCCCGAGGCTAAACAGGCACTGGATGCACTCAAAGCAGCGGGGATTAAAAAGATGGTCATGTTATCCGGCGATAACCAGTTAGTAGCAGATGCGATTGCAAAAGCGACGGGTCTCACAGATGCATGGGGGAACTTGTTGCCTGAACAAAAAGTCGAAGCGATTAATAAACTAAAGGCTACGGAACATAAAGTGGCTATGGTGGGTGATGGTGTCAACGATGCACCTGCCATGGCCAATAGTACGGTAGGTATCGCTATGGGTGCTGCGGGTTCTGATGTAGCGCTGGAAACGGCGGATATCGCGTTGATGGGCGATCAGTTGATGCACCTGCCGTTTGCGATAGCGTTAAGTCAGCAGGCGAATCGTATTATCAAACAAAATCTGGTGATCAGTTTGGGTATGGTGGCGGTGCTAATACCCTTAACTTTATTGGGTATTGCGAGTATGGGACCAGCGGTGATTGGTCATGAAGGTTCTACTTTGGTAGTGGTGTTGAATGCGTTGCGGTTGTTGGTGTATAAAGAAAAATAA
- a CDS encoding TetR/AcrR family transcriptional regulator: protein MSKAEKTRQYIVEKTAPIFNTKGFAGTSLTDMTEATGLTKGSIYGNFANKDEVALACFDFNFKKVVGIINSAIEKEKTYRGKLLVYTRIYDNFLHSPFPTGGCPVLNTAVESDDTHPELRAKSAAAIGNWKDKLADILNKGIEVGEFKPGMNIEQTALTLIATIEGAIMITKATGKLNYRSAIMNAIENMINAL from the coding sequence ATGAGCAAAGCAGAAAAAACCAGGCAGTATATAGTGGAGAAAACCGCTCCTATCTTCAATACCAAGGGTTTTGCCGGCACCTCTCTCACTGATATGACCGAGGCAACCGGACTGACCAAAGGCTCCATCTATGGCAACTTTGCCAACAAAGATGAAGTGGCCCTCGCCTGCTTTGACTTCAATTTCAAAAAAGTAGTCGGCATCATCAACAGCGCCATCGAAAAGGAAAAGACCTACAGGGGCAAACTCCTGGTCTATACCAGGATCTATGACAATTTTCTGCACTCACCTTTCCCTACCGGCGGTTGCCCCGTGCTGAATACAGCCGTGGAATCGGATGATACTCACCCGGAACTGAGGGCGAAATCTGCCGCTGCCATCGGAAACTGGAAAGACAAACTCGCTGATATTCTCAATAAAGGCATTGAAGTGGGAGAATTCAAGCCAGGAATGAATATAGAGCAAACCGCACTCACACTCATCGCCACCATCGAAGGAGCTATCATGATCACCAAAGCAACTGGTAAACTCAATTACCGCTCTGCTATCATGAACGCCATCGAAAACATGATCAACGCACTCTAA
- a CDS encoding SDR family oxidoreductase, which translates to MNTSNNTVLITGGSAGIGFEIAQQLSAQGNQVIITGRNPERLKTAAAQLKNTTAIVSDVTSEDDVNQLVAQLNEQFPALNIVINNAGAASSPYRFLPGANAYEKASAEMQTNYLSVLRLNEKLLPLLSEQPYAAIVNVSSIVSFAPSINIPGYSVSKAALHAYSRVLRLTLKDTPVRVFELMPPLVNTEFSKEIGGEKGIPPAQVAAGLIEGLQNDLYEIHVGDTAGIYQLYLSSPENALQALNASI; encoded by the coding sequence ATGAACACAAGTAACAATACCGTACTTATCACCGGCGGAAGTGCCGGTATCGGTTTCGAAATCGCACAGCAATTAAGCGCACAGGGCAACCAGGTTATCATCACAGGTCGTAATCCTGAAAGATTGAAAACAGCGGCCGCGCAATTAAAAAATACCACCGCGATTGTATCTGATGTCACCAGCGAAGACGATGTCAACCAGCTCGTCGCTCAACTCAATGAACAATTCCCTGCTTTAAATATTGTGATCAATAACGCAGGGGCCGCGTCCTCTCCTTACAGATTTCTCCCAGGGGCAAATGCATATGAAAAGGCCAGTGCCGAAATGCAAACCAATTACCTCTCCGTACTTCGTCTGAATGAAAAGTTGCTGCCTTTATTAAGTGAACAACCCTATGCTGCCATCGTGAATGTATCCAGTATTGTATCTTTTGCGCCAAGTATCAATATTCCTGGTTATAGTGTCAGCAAGGCTGCTTTGCATGCTTATAGCAGGGTATTACGCCTTACTTTGAAAGATACCCCTGTACGTGTTTTCGAACTCATGCCCCCATTAGTCAATACAGAATTTTCTAAAGAAATAGGCGGGGAAAAAGGTATTCCACCTGCACAAGTCGCTGCCGGATTGATAGAAGGTCTTCAAAATGATTTATATGAAATACATGTAGGCGATACTGCCGGCATATACCAACTCTACCTCTCCTCTCCTGAAAATGCACTGCAGGCACTCAACGCCAGCATTTAA